In Bacillaceae bacterium S4-13-56, the sequence AGTATTTCTACATCATATAAACCATATTGCTTCATGTATCCATAATAATTTATTATCTCTTTACTTATATGTGGAGAAAGTGCAGTAAGCAATGTATCATTTAGCAATTTATTATCTAAGCTATTTTGAGCTGCTTGTATCTTATAAGGTTGCATAAGAAAGAAAAATAACATAACTGAAATAACTAAAACATGTTTCTTCCTCACTTTGTCTAGCTCCTCTCAATTAATTAATTGTTTTTATTGTTACCATTCATAATGCAACTATTAAATTTACTCTAATTGGAATTTATTTACATTGAAAAGTATTTTTACTGTAGGTATCTTTGACAGCCTTCTCTCCCTCCTCAATACCCCCTAGTCCCCCCTGTACCCCCCTTTTGGCATCTAGTGTCTATTTAGACTCTACCTTAATTAGACAAAATGACTACTCTGAATTATACTGAGTTTCTAGTGTCTATTTTAAATGTCTATTTAATAATCTGCATAAATCAGGAGGATACATATATGGCTAAACAGTATGGATATGCAAGAGTTTCAACAGCAGAGCAAAGTCTTGAGGTACAGATACAGGCTTTAAAAGAGGCTGGAGTATCTGAGATTTTTAAAGATAAAGCTACAGGTAGAAATACTAAAAGGGATGGCTTACAATCTCTCCTGAGTATTCTAGATGTTGGAGATACCCTTGTAATAACAAAGTTAGATAGAATAGCTAGGAATGTTAAGGAAGGCATACAGCTTATAGATGAATTAGCAGAAAAGGGAATAAAGCTCCATGTACTAAATATGGGATTGTTTGATGGTACAGCTACCTCAAAGCTCCTGAGGAATATACTGCTCTCTGTAGCTGAGTGGGAGAGAGAAATGATACTTGAGAGACAAAGAGAAGGCATTGCAGTAGCTAAGACTCAAGGTAAGTACAAGGGTAAGCCTAAGAAATACACAGATAAAAATCCTGCTCTAGTCCATGCTTTAGAGCTGTTTGCAAACAGAGCAACAAATGGTAAGACTGTAAAAGAAATATGTGAGATAACTAAAATTAGTAGAGCATCCCTGTACAATATAGCAAAAGAGAAGGGAATTATTTAAGAGCATCCAATGTGATTGCTCTTATTTTTTTTCTTTTTTTAGTGGTCTTTTTCCCTGATCTGTGGAAAATACAAACTTTAAATATTTTTATGAATTGAGATACTCTGCATTTCTTGGATGTTGCATGGTTAGAAACATTGATATAACAACATTCCTACTATATAGAAAATCCAAGACCAGCTTAACCACTCCTGTAACATGCCTTATTCAATTTTTTTACTTTATTCATTTTCTTCTCAAGTATGGCATTCCATTCCCCTAACATTACTCCTATTTATTTAATCCATAATTGAAAAGGAATTCCCCTACAAGCAGTCACAGTTCTGTATTGGATATCTAATGATAGTTTTGTGAACAGGTTGTTTAGTGTGAGAATGTATAGCCTGTCACAGCAAAATTTAATCATCTAAATACAGGTTGGAGGAAAGGGAATATCTTATGTCACAGTTTTCATTTCTCATCTAATTATAGTTATGGGCAGTCATTCAATTCTAACTGTCTAACATTTTAAGGGGGAATGTCTACTTAACACTAAAGAACTGAAAGAACTGAAAGACATGAAAGCAGAGAAAGATTTTAAAGGTTGTAAAGGATGGATAGTACAACTATTAAATACAACTTTGTATCAATATGAATAACAACAATATATTAACAACATTGAGAGGGGATTAATAAATGAGTACAGTTAAAGTAAAGGATAAAAAGAATATACCAAAAGAAATTATTCAGGAGGGAAAAGGTCTATTAGGTGAAAGGCTTTCTAACTCTGATATAGAACAAGTACCATTTGTTCATCTGTCAGTAAAAGAATCTTACAACTTTGAAACTGATGAAATTGATAAAAAGGTTTATCTATCATTGGATAAAGATTTTATAGCTCAGGGTGGCTTAACTAATCTACATCCATCAGCATTAAAAGTGTTGCTTGTTATTGCATCTCATACTGATAAGGATGGCTATGCTTGGATTTCTCAGGAGAGCATTGGAAAGTTAGTTGGACTTACTAGACAGCAAGTGGGATCAGTAATTCATAAGTTTTTGTTGAGCAATGTTTATCTTAATAAAAAGCTATTGGAGGCTATTAAACTAAAGAAAGGAGATGGTCAGGAATTTTATCTTTACCATCCAATTAACTGTTATCTAGATTATGAGGTTTACTCAGGAGATGATGAGCTTAATGGGGAGTATGAAGACTTAGAGGCTATTGAGATTGACTAACAATGTGGGTGTTACCAAAAGGTTAAGGGAACCTCTGTACTAAGGAGTTTCCCTTTTTTCTTTTAGAAATCAAATATCTGCAGGTTGAAACTCAATTGATTTTGCTTGATACATTTTGTCAAGGTATTCATAAACAATAACAACTTCTCCAACAAAACCTGCAGGTGAAATTTGCCCCCCAACTCTGACTATAAGCTGATTGTTTTTTATTTCATAACTAATAATTCCTCCAAAAGCTATATCATCAAATAAATTTTCAGGGTTAATCTCTAAAGGGGTTATATCAATTATAGTTTTCTTCCCATCTATAGTAATTTCTGTCTTGTTAGTAGTTAATTTAGTCTTTACATTTTTTAATACTATTGCAATGGGATTATCTACAAGTACCTCTCTAAACCTATTGTGACCTGCATCAAAAACATAAACTTCTTCCCATAAAACTCCAGTGCCATAACCCTTTGTCAAAATGATAATAAGTTCTTTCTTTTCATCCCTATTTATATCTTCATAAATAATTTGTGGAGCATAAGAAGGTGCATTTGCTACACTAAGCCAAAAAGGTCTGTTATAAACTATTCCCTTGAAATCAATTTTGAAATCATGAAATAGCCCATCCCTTTCCTTGGCATACAAAGTTATATTTTCTTGGTTTGATTTTGCAACAATATCATACCCTTCAATACTTGCCATTGAATTATTAGGAACAATTACCATAAGAACTGCCAGTATAAGAATAATATTTCTTTTCATTTAGTTTAACACCCCTATTTAGTGTTCCTTTGTTGGTTGTTTTATCCATAAAACCTATAACTTATTCAAATCCCATGAACTTACAATTACTTACTTTAATCCACATAGACATAGTTAATCTAGTAGCAAATGGTTAATGGGCTTATCACCTGTTTTCCTGATAACTACAGAGGAGGAGTTAATTAAATGAAAGAACAAATGATTATTGAGATGACAGCTAAACTTGAAGAGGTACAAACTGCTAAAGAGGCAGTATATACATTTGTTGATGAGATTGAGGATAAATTGGCAGAGGGGGAGAAGGATGTATCAGCTTTGGAGCAAGACCTACAAGCTAAGCAGGAGGTTCTTTCTATTATTACAGACATTGGGGAGGCTAAATTAGCTAAGCAGGAGATTAAATTAATTGTAGAGGAAATTGAACTTACAAACTCAGTTACTGAGGCAAAGGTAAAGACAATGAAGGTTGAGCTTGAGAATAAAATTGAGGAGTATTTTAAGATTCATAAATCAGCTCATTTCTTATTTAGAGCAGTAGATAACTATTTTGTTTTAAATACAAGCATTTCATCTTTAGCAAAAGATAAGGAGACAATTGATGCTTTTGCTCAGTCATTAAATGGTTCATTCAGAGGAGTAAGACAAGTCTTATTAGATATAGGTATTGTAACCATTGCAGACCAAAATAAGCAGTACAGAGGTACTCACTTAGGACAAAGAGATT encodes:
- a CDS encoding recombinase family protein, with product MAKQYGYARVSTAEQSLEVQIQALKEAGVSEIFKDKATGRNTKRDGLQSLLSILDVGDTLVITKLDRIARNVKEGIQLIDELAEKGIKLHVLNMGLFDGTATSKLLRNILLSVAEWEREMILERQREGIAVAKTQGKYKGKPKKYTDKNPALVHALELFANRATNGKTVKEICEITKISRASLYNIAKEKGII
- a CDS encoding helix-turn-helix domain-containing protein: MSTVKVKDKKNIPKEIIQEGKGLLGERLSNSDIEQVPFVHLSVKESYNFETDEIDKKVYLSLDKDFIAQGGLTNLHPSALKVLLVIASHTDKDGYAWISQESIGKLVGLTRQQVGSVIHKFLLSNVYLNKKLLEAIKLKKGDGQEFYLYHPINCYLDYEVYSGDDELNGEYEDLEAIEID